From the genome of Longimicrobiales bacterium, one region includes:
- a CDS encoding substrate-binding domain-containing protein — MERVPGGAVRLFEGLLAQEMRSRIALVGMGVGLLMAMSCGPDDRTQLVVRTTLPDDLRDFVESSFEEIYPYIDVRFTEGEVAGSLHELQLAADPPPFDVWWGAPGVALERAADAGLLAPHRPRWVRQAGVGEPNAEGLWQVTLVTPFVVAFNREAMTLVRAPTDWLDLFHHRWVDQIYVLDPSRSDDGAYFLGTMVTEAIRDEGDEYIGFEWLGRLDSQVGRYVSEPADAIRALKRQEALLTILPRVEVEKARAAGDDWLHYRIPETGTPMLTLGVAMVRGTGAAAAAARFIEHVGSLEVGTEAKLETRWQPAHGNVDMTRIPGGFEIDQRGSAFPLALDTITGNLQRWVTRWNLEVRGRGK; from the coding sequence ATGGAGCGCGTTCCAGGGGGGGCGGTGAGGCTGTTCGAGGGGCTCCTGGCCCAGGAGATGAGGTCTCGGATCGCGCTGGTGGGTATGGGCGTCGGTTTGTTGATGGCCATGAGCTGTGGGCCGGACGACCGCACGCAGCTCGTGGTGCGCACGACGCTCCCTGACGATCTGCGCGACTTCGTCGAATCGTCTTTCGAGGAGATCTATCCGTATATCGATGTGCGCTTCACCGAGGGTGAGGTGGCTGGCTCGCTTCATGAGCTTCAATTGGCGGCTGACCCTCCCCCCTTCGACGTGTGGTGGGGTGCGCCTGGGGTCGCGCTTGAACGGGCCGCTGACGCCGGTCTGCTCGCGCCGCATCGGCCTCGATGGGTCCGCCAAGCTGGGGTTGGCGAACCCAACGCGGAAGGTCTATGGCAGGTGACGCTCGTGACCCCATTCGTGGTGGCATTCAATCGCGAGGCGATGACCTTGGTGCGGGCCCCAACGGACTGGCTCGACCTGTTTCACCATCGCTGGGTCGACCAGATCTATGTCCTCGACCCCAGCCGGAGTGATGACGGAGCCTACTTCCTTGGCACGATGGTGACCGAGGCCATTCGTGATGAAGGCGACGAGTATATTGGATTCGAGTGGCTCGGCAGGCTCGACAGTCAGGTCGGGCGTTACGTGTCCGAGCCGGCTGACGCCATCCGTGCACTGAAAAGACAGGAAGCGCTGCTGACGATTCTGCCGAGAGTGGAGGTCGAGAAGGCCCGTGCGGCTGGAGACGACTGGCTCCACTACCGTATCCCCGAGACGGGAACACCCATGCTGACCCTTGGTGTGGCGATGGTGCGCGGGACGGGTGCCGCCGCTGCCGCAGCACGATTCATCGAGCATGTCGGCAGTCTGGAGGTTGGGACTGAGGCGAAGCTCGAGACCCGATGGCAGCCTGCGCACGGAAACGTTGATATGACGCGAATTCCCGGGGGCTTTGAAATCGACCAGCGGGGTTCAGCGTTTCCACTCGCGCTGGATACGATCACCGGGAACTTGCAGCGCTGGGTGACTCGATGGAATCTCGAGGTCAGGGGCAGGGGCAAATAG
- a CDS encoding sodium:solute symporter codes for MHWINWAIVVVYLAYVVIDGIKKSKDTDTIAGYFAANKSLPWWVVGLSVMATQLSAVTMIGSTGQGATDGLRFVQTYFGLPLAMVILGVTIVPMLHRSGVFTAYEFLERRFDSRTRSLTALLFLLSRGMSVGGIMAAPGIVFSAIFGIPLIWSVALIGVPTVLYTMVGGVQAVAWADVKQMVLIVVALVSMMIVILIQMPINPHDALQIAGATGRLETFDFSLDFSETYTFWTGVLGGTFLMLSYFGTDQSQVQRYLTARSVDEARSSLLMSAYWKIPLQALVLLVGVGVFVYYQFVRPPLLFNPAHEAAVSAERGSAYEALDAQYDAAFTLRESAALTVADAADEPSAEAAMETFLAREADMQAIRGEALALAEEVTGESSRDVNYIIPRFVLSELPIGLAGLFIAGVIAAAMSSIAAELNSLATTSVIDFYRRWLKPEAEDAHYLKVSRGATALWGIFACVVATYAATLGSLIEVVNRFGSFFYGSILGVFLLAMIPRAGSNGAFFGLIIGMGVVGYFNFMTDVAYLWQNVIGAVVVVAVGMAFSAVGVDPVDPQEA; via the coding sequence ATGCATTGGATCAACTGGGCCATCGTCGTCGTCTACCTGGCGTACGTCGTCATCGATGGCATCAAGAAGTCGAAGGACACCGACACGATCGCAGGCTACTTCGCCGCCAATAAGAGTCTTCCCTGGTGGGTCGTCGGACTGTCGGTCATGGCCACGCAGCTATCGGCGGTGACCATGATCGGCTCGACCGGTCAGGGAGCGACCGACGGCCTGCGTTTCGTACAGACCTATTTCGGGCTTCCGCTGGCGATGGTGATCCTGGGGGTCACGATCGTTCCGATGCTCCACCGGTCGGGTGTATTCACGGCATACGAGTTTCTCGAGCGGCGCTTTGATTCGAGGACCCGGTCACTCACTGCATTGCTCTTCCTGCTGTCGCGCGGGATGTCCGTGGGCGGGATCATGGCGGCCCCGGGAATCGTCTTCAGTGCAATCTTCGGGATCCCACTCATCTGGAGTGTCGCATTAATCGGCGTACCGACGGTCCTGTACACGATGGTCGGTGGTGTACAGGCGGTCGCCTGGGCTGACGTGAAGCAGATGGTGCTGATCGTAGTCGCGCTCGTTTCCATGATGATCGTGATTCTCATTCAGATGCCGATCAATCCGCACGATGCTCTCCAGATTGCGGGGGCGACGGGACGACTCGAGACGTTCGACTTCTCCCTCGATTTCAGCGAGACATACACGTTCTGGACTGGTGTCCTTGGTGGCACCTTCCTGATGCTGTCGTATTTCGGAACGGATCAGAGTCAGGTGCAGCGCTACCTCACGGCGCGCTCCGTTGACGAGGCCCGCAGCTCGCTTCTCATGAGCGCATACTGGAAGATTCCTCTTCAGGCGCTCGTGCTGCTCGTGGGTGTCGGCGTCTTCGTTTACTACCAATTCGTGCGACCGCCCCTGCTCTTCAACCCGGCACACGAAGCCGCCGTGAGCGCTGAGCGTGGCAGTGCATACGAGGCTCTCGACGCGCAGTACGACGCCGCGTTTACATTGCGGGAGTCCGCGGCGCTGACCGTCGCAGATGCGGCCGACGAACCATCCGCCGAGGCTGCCATGGAGACCTTCTTGGCTCGGGAAGCGGATATGCAGGCGATTCGTGGTGAGGCACTCGCTCTGGCCGAAGAGGTCACGGGTGAGTCTTCCCGTGATGTGAACTACATCATCCCACGTTTCGTGCTTTCGGAACTACCGATCGGCCTGGCCGGGCTCTTCATCGCTGGTGTAATCGCGGCTGCGATGTCGAGTATTGCCGCCGAACTCAACTCGCTGGCAACGACGTCGGTCATCGACTTCTATCGAAGGTGGCTGAAGCCTGAGGCTGAGGACGCGCACTACCTCAAGGTGTCTCGCGGGGCGACGGCGTTATGGGGCATATTCGCGTGCGTCGTAGCAACGTACGCGGCAACTCTGGGATCACTGATCGAAGTGGTGAATCGCTTCGGGTCATTCTTCTACGGATCGATCCTCGGGGTCTTCCTGCTCGCGATGATCCCCCGGGCCGGCTCGAACGGAGCGTTCTTTGGACTGATCATCGGGATGGGTGTCGTTGGGTATTTCAACTTCATGACCGACGTGGCCTACCTGTGGCAGAACGTCATCGGCGCAGTCGTTGTGGTCGCCGTCGGGATGGCGTTCAGCGCAGTCGGAGTGGACCCAGTGGACCCACAGGAAGCCTGA
- a CDS encoding ATP-dependent 6-phosphofructokinase, with protein MSEIRRIAVNTGGGDAPGLNAVIRAIVLTAEQYGWEVHGVRNSYDGLFEEDGVVRLDRRAVAGITHLGGTILGTTNKGNPSRWPVRADDGSVTYEDRTQQVVDEFARREIDAVIAIGGDGSLGIAQQLAEKGLKIVGVPKTIDNDLAATNLTFGFTTAVETATDAIGKLHSTAEAHERVMVVELMGRTTGWISLYAGVAGTADVILIPEIPYDMESVCRKIEARYTNGPKFAIVVVAEGAYAKGSEPLFKQTAGGQKRLGGMARLVSDEIHERTGRETRELVLGHLQRGGGPNAYDRLLALRFGAAAARLVAAGQFGTMVALDLSQVLAVPLEDAVAKIKVVPLDSDVVETAQSLGICLGD; from the coding sequence ATGTCCGAGATTCGCCGTATCGCCGTCAACACAGGTGGCGGAGACGCCCCCGGTCTGAACGCCGTCATTCGTGCGATCGTCCTGACGGCCGAGCAGTACGGGTGGGAAGTGCACGGAGTTCGCAATAGCTACGACGGCCTGTTCGAAGAGGACGGGGTCGTGCGACTCGACCGACGTGCCGTAGCCGGAATCACGCACCTGGGTGGCACCATCCTGGGCACGACAAACAAAGGAAATCCATCCCGATGGCCGGTGAGGGCAGACGACGGATCTGTCACGTATGAGGATCGGACCCAGCAGGTCGTAGACGAGTTTGCCCGACGAGAGATCGACGCGGTGATCGCCATCGGGGGAGACGGGTCACTCGGTATCGCTCAGCAGCTCGCGGAGAAGGGTTTGAAGATCGTTGGCGTGCCGAAAACCATCGACAATGACTTGGCCGCCACGAACCTCACGTTTGGCTTCACGACCGCGGTCGAGACTGCAACGGATGCCATCGGGAAGCTACACTCCACCGCGGAAGCCCATGAGCGGGTCATGGTGGTTGAGCTGATGGGGCGTACTACCGGTTGGATCTCACTCTATGCAGGCGTCGCGGGCACCGCCGACGTGATTCTGATTCCGGAGATTCCATATGACATGGAGTCCGTCTGTCGGAAAATCGAAGCGCGGTACACCAACGGACCCAAATTCGCCATTGTGGTGGTCGCCGAGGGCGCCTACGCCAAAGGGAGCGAGCCCCTCTTCAAGCAGACCGCCGGGGGCCAGAAACGACTCGGGGGCATGGCAAGGCTCGTATCAGACGAGATCCACGAGCGCACCGGTCGCGAGACCCGTGAGCTAGTTCTTGGGCACCTGCAGAGGGGTGGTGGGCCCAACGCATACGACCGGCTGCTCGCGCTTCGTTTCGGAGCGGCAGCAGCTCGGCTTGTCGCAGCAGGGCAGTTTGGAACGATGGTCGCCCTGGACCTGTCCCAAGTCCTCGCGGTCCCCCTCGAAGACGCGGTGGCGAAGATCAAGGTGGTTCCCCTCGACTCCGACGTCGTGGAGACCGCGCAATCGCTTGGGATCTGCCTCGGCGATTAG
- a CDS encoding prolyl oligopeptidase family serine peptidase: protein MMSLFKRIIGTSVATLCFGAALVAAPSAVGAQSVADYVPLSVTAQSFPLSIRSIMRAESNVGQAPSQVRWTDDSRWVYFQWQPGGLEWNEGRSLYRVGAEGGAPERVDDAEARSLAPLLAGGDLSPDRSRRVASVSGDLYLIDRSSLDVRRLTHTEDGEGQPLFTADGEGVLFRRANNVYRMTLDSGELTQITWIASGPAPDEDEEAEGQRGFLAAQQTQLFEHIRRGNAAEQRTDSISELVASTEPETAYLKRNERVQGLTPTRSGDYVLVLAATEAQDAVQTIVPDWVTEDGYTRDLNVRTKVGDNQGASRAGVLNAATGVISWVNVSPEGYEAEHDVRVFNAGWNDAGTKGFVFAVSFDDQDRWLWAVDAASGERTLVDHLHDDAWVAGPCFSQCVGFVPGTDRIYFVSEETGYAQMYAVNSDGSDKRALTTGQWEVLSITMPEDRSTFILRTNEGSPFNEHMWTMEFDGSDREQRTEGDGRFNATLSPNGRRVALVHDVANHPPELYLADAGDLSDMGAVTMTPTDEWMSFPWIQPDIIQFEAEDGTMVPARIYRPEDMGAESHGGAVIFVHGAGYLHNVHNYWSSYYREYQFNQFLAASGYTVLDIDYRGSAGYGAEWRTGIYRWMGGKDMSDQVDGARYLAANEGVDPARVGLYGGSYGGFITLMGLFTSGDTFKSGAALRSVTDWAHYNHGYTSRILNLPTDDVEAYEQSSPIYFAENFQADQHLVMLHGMVDTNVHFSDVVRLSQRLIELGKENWEMAVYPVENHGFVEPTSWTDEYRRIYELFERTLRGPDCTSAGGFCTVRGGVGR, encoded by the coding sequence ATGATGAGCTTGTTCAAAAGGATCATCGGGACGTCGGTCGCGACATTGTGCTTCGGCGCGGCACTGGTCGCGGCCCCTTCAGCCGTGGGTGCTCAGTCCGTCGCGGACTATGTACCCCTGTCCGTTACGGCCCAGTCATTCCCTCTTTCGATCCGCAGCATCATGCGGGCGGAGTCGAACGTAGGGCAGGCACCGTCTCAGGTCCGATGGACCGACGACTCACGCTGGGTCTACTTCCAGTGGCAGCCGGGTGGCCTTGAATGGAACGAGGGTCGATCACTCTACCGCGTAGGCGCGGAGGGAGGCGCGCCTGAGAGAGTCGACGACGCAGAAGCGCGCTCCCTCGCTCCTCTCCTGGCCGGCGGAGACCTGTCACCCGACCGCTCGAGGCGTGTCGCTTCCGTGTCCGGAGATCTTTACCTGATCGACCGCAGTTCACTCGATGTGCGAAGGCTCACTCACACGGAAGACGGAGAGGGCCAGCCGCTCTTCACAGCGGACGGAGAAGGTGTGCTCTTCCGTCGAGCAAACAACGTGTACCGGATGACGCTGGACAGTGGCGAGCTGACGCAGATCACATGGATCGCATCAGGCCCTGCCCCGGACGAAGACGAAGAGGCCGAAGGGCAGAGGGGATTCCTCGCAGCGCAGCAGACCCAGTTGTTTGAGCACATTCGACGTGGGAATGCCGCAGAGCAACGCACGGACTCGATCAGTGAGTTGGTTGCCTCCACAGAGCCCGAGACCGCATACCTGAAACGCAACGAGCGGGTCCAAGGGCTCACACCTACCCGCTCTGGTGACTATGTGCTCGTTCTAGCCGCGACAGAGGCACAGGACGCAGTCCAGACAATCGTACCGGACTGGGTCACGGAGGACGGCTACACTCGCGATCTGAACGTTCGGACGAAGGTGGGCGACAACCAAGGTGCCTCACGGGCTGGCGTCCTCAACGCCGCCACCGGCGTGATCTCCTGGGTCAACGTGTCTCCCGAGGGCTACGAGGCCGAGCATGACGTGCGTGTGTTCAACGCGGGCTGGAACGACGCAGGCACGAAAGGCTTCGTGTTCGCGGTTTCCTTCGACGACCAGGATCGTTGGCTGTGGGCCGTCGACGCGGCTTCCGGAGAGCGGACGCTCGTGGATCATCTGCACGATGACGCCTGGGTAGCGGGGCCATGCTTCTCGCAGTGCGTGGGCTTCGTGCCTGGTACGGACCGCATCTATTTCGTCAGCGAGGAGACGGGCTACGCACAGATGTACGCGGTGAACTCCGATGGATCGGACAAGCGAGCTCTGACCACGGGTCAGTGGGAAGTGCTCAGCATCACCATGCCGGAAGATCGGAGCACTTTCATCCTGCGTACCAACGAAGGATCTCCGTTCAACGAGCACATGTGGACCATGGAGTTCGACGGGTCCGATCGTGAACAGCGCACGGAGGGCGACGGGCGCTTCAACGCGACGCTCTCACCCAACGGGCGCAGAGTCGCGCTGGTGCACGATGTCGCGAACCATCCGCCAGAGCTTTACCTCGCGGACGCCGGAGACCTATCCGATATGGGCGCCGTGACAATGACGCCCACCGACGAATGGATGTCCTTCCCTTGGATTCAGCCGGATATCATTCAGTTCGAGGCCGAGGACGGCACGATGGTGCCCGCGAGGATCTACCGACCCGAAGACATGGGGGCAGAGTCACACGGTGGCGCAGTCATCTTCGTACACGGTGCGGGTTACCTGCACAATGTCCACAACTATTGGTCGTCCTATTACCGCGAGTACCAGTTCAACCAGTTCCTCGCGGCGAGCGGCTACACTGTCCTCGACATCGACTACCGTGGCTCCGCAGGTTACGGTGCTGAGTGGAGAACCGGGATCTACCGGTGGATGGGCGGGAAGGACATGTCGGACCAGGTAGATGGCGCGCGCTACCTCGCGGCCAACGAAGGTGTCGACCCGGCACGCGTGGGCCTGTACGGAGGGTCGTACGGCGGCTTTATCACACTGATGGGGCTATTCACGTCTGGTGACACGTTCAAGTCCGGTGCAGCGCTTCGCTCCGTCACGGACTGGGCACACTACAACCACGGCTATACAAGCCGGATTCTGAACCTGCCCACAGACGACGTCGAGGCGTACGAGCAGTCGTCGCCGATCTATTTCGCCGAGAACTTCCAGGCGGACCAGCACCTCGTCATGCTCCACGGCATGGTCGACACGAACGTGCACTTCTCGGACGTGGTTCGTCTCTCCCAACGGCTCATCGAGCTAGGGAAAGAGAACTGGGAGATGGCGGTATATCCGGTCGAGAATCATGGCTTTGTAGAGCCTACATCCTGGACCGATGAGTATCGCCGGATCTACGAGCTGTTCGAGCGAACCCTTAGGGGCCCCGACTGCACGAGCGCCGGTGGCTTCTGCACGGTTCGCGGCGGGGTAGGTCGCTAA